The following is a genomic window from Armatimonadota bacterium.
AGCGCACGGCCCGCCATCTGCTCGACCGCGCCCGACCGTGGTTCAATCGCCTCAGATCACTGCGCGGCAAGGCGCACCTGATGTGCGGGCTGTACTTTATGGCGCGCGCAGACGGTACGTCCGAACACGTCCGAGACACCGTGCGCACGATTTGCGATTTCTATCAGGACTGCTACCGCGCGGAAAGCGCGCCGGATTGGCGCTGGTTCGAACCCATCCTGGCGTATACCAACGCGCTTATGCCCGCCACGCTTTTCCTGGGGTACGAGATGCTGGGCGAAAGCCGGTGGCTGGAGGTCGCGCGCGAGTCCCTCGACTTCCTGTACGAAGCGACCACTGCCGACGATCACCTCGATCTCGTCGGCAATGAGGGGTGGTGGGTGCGCGGCAGTGAACGCCCACGCTTCGACCAGCAGCCGGTGGACGCAGCGGCCTACGTGGAGGCATGTCTCGCCGCATGGCGCGCAACGCGGGAGGATCGGTACCGGCAATGGGCGGTGAAGGCGCTCGACTGGCTCCTGGGCAAGAACGCGCACGGTCTCGCGCTCTACGACCCGGCGACCGGCGGGTGCTGCGACGCGCTCACGCAATCCGGCGTGAACTGGAACCAAGGCGCGGAGTCAACCATCGCGTTCCTGCACGCCTACCTCAGCATGCTGCTGGCAGATGCCCTCCCGGGCGCAGCACCTGCGGTCGTCTCGAACCATCTCGGCGACCTCTAGCATATCCCCCGGCCTACGGTGCAAGACGCTCGGCGGTCATCGAAACACGCCGGCGTACACCTGGCCCGCCTCGCGGTTGACCAGCACCGCGTCTTCAAGCCCGCGCACCGGAAGCGCCTTTCCACCATGGCGCACGTCCGCAACCTGCTCGCCCTTCGGCGGCCGTACCTGGAACGCACCGGTCACGGATGGACGTAGTCTCGCAATGACTGCGCGCCCCCTCGCCCATGCGGGTTCACGCGATCGGCATGACGACCGGCGCTTTCGATCACGGCCTTGCCGCGGCGAGGCGCGGATACGGCGTGTCGTACCCCTTCACCGAGTGCCACAAGATCTGGTTGAACGTGTGCTCGTCGGCCTGGTCTATGTCATCCAGCGGTAGGTCGAGTGACTTCATCGCCCAGTATCTTTGCGGCCCGGAGAGCGCGTTGAGCGGCGGATTCATCTCGTCGAGCGGGATGCGATTCGGCACGGCCGTGTAGGGCTTCAGATCGGCGGTGTCCGTGAAGCACGAGGCCATCGGCGTGGCTGAGAGGTCGAACTGGTTCATCGGCGGTAGCCCGAGGATTAACTCGATGGTGCGCACCATGCCGGTCTGATTGTAGTTCGTGCTATCCACCGCGCCGCGCTTCGTATAGGGGCTGATGACAAATGCCACCGTGCGGTGACCATCCACGTGATCCAGGCCGGCCTGGGGGTCGTCCTCCACCACGAAAATGCACGTCTTCGGCCAGAAAACGCTGTGCGATACCGCCTCCACGATCTGCCCCAACGCCAGGTCGTTGTCTGCTACGGTGGCGCGCGGCGTCGGATACCCAGGCCGCGTGCCGACGGTGTGATCGTTGGGCAGCAGCATCATGATGAGATTGGGCAGCTCGCCGCTGGCCTCGAACTGGCGCAGCTCCTTGATGAACTCGCGCGCGCGATACACATCCTGCACTTTTCCCGGAAAGCCGACGTATGTCGGGCAGAGGTATGGTTCAAGGGTTTCAACTCCCGGCCGTGCGCGAATCTTGACCTCATTCGTGCCGTTCACGTAATCCGCGTAGATATCGGCCCAGCTCGCGCCGGACGGGTCTATCTCCGCGCGCACGAACTCGCCGTAGTCGCGGAGGGTTTTCCCGTGCCGCAGTGCGTTGTCCCACAGAAAACCTGATGACGCGTAGGCGAGAGGGTCGCCGCCCCAGTAGGGATATGAACGCTCGAAGCCCCCGAACGACTTCTCGAGATAGTCCGTCACGTACGCCTCGTCGGTCCACTGGTGCCCGTCCGCGCTGTTAACCCCGCTGCAATAGAAGTTGTCGAGCAGCACGAATTCCCGCGCGAGCCTGTGGTGGTTGGGCGTGACCTCTTCCCCGAAATGCACGAGCGCCGGATCCCCGTTGCCCTCCGGCATGTCGCCCAGGATCTGATCGTAGGTGCGGTTCTCCTTGATAATGTCGATGACATGCTCGAAGACGGACTTCTCGCCGACGTGCAGCGGCACGGGCACTGGCTTCCGCGAGGGGCGTCCGGGCCGCAGACCGCGGACGGCGAACGCCAGCCGGTTGTTATCCGCCACGCGCTTCGTGTACGCCTCGAGTCGCGCCGCGTCCGGCGCCGGGATGACGGACACGGAGCCCAACGCGTCATAGACCTGGCGCAAGACGTACTCGCTCGGCTTGGACACCGCATCCTTCTCCAGCCCGTGATACTGGCGGACCCGCTCGAGGTGTCTCGCGCGTCCGGTGGGCGCGTTGAGTGAGCCCACCCCCTTGACGTTGGCAACGAACACCGTCTTGCCGTCGGCGCTTAATCTCACGCTGCCTGGATACCATCCCGTCGGGATGAATCCCTCGACGCGGCTTGTTTCCTCTGCGTCCGGCCCACCTGCGACCGCGCCGAGACGCACGACTGCGATGGCGTTGTTGCCGCCGTTGGCCACGTACAGTGTGCGACCGTCAGGGCTCAGCGCCACCGCGTTCGGCGCGCTGCCGAAGGGAAGTACCTCAGCAGGTGCGACGTCAATCGTCTCTACGACCTTGCGCGACGCCGTGTCGACGACCGATACCGTGTCGCTGTTCGCGTTCGCGACGAATAAGCGGCTCGCTTCTCGATTGAGAGCGAGCCCGCAGGGATGCAGGCCGACCTCGATCTGCGCCACCTCGGTCTGTTGCGCCAGATCAACCACGGATACCATGCCGCTGGCCGCGATGCCGGTCGACGGATCAACCACAATAGGGGTGCCCGACGACGCCGCCGTCGCATCACCTTCGACCGGATGCCGTCCACCCCAGTTGGTGACATAGGCGGCGTCCCCAGCGGCCACGACCCCGTAAGGCGCCACGCCGACGGGAATCTCGGCCATCAACTCGCCGCTCGCCGCATCCACTACGCCGAGCGTGTTGTTGCGGTTGAGGCAGACGTACAGGGTCGCACCGTCCTGGCTCAGCGCCAGCCCGCCGGGCAGAGGATTGCCTTGCCCGCCTGGGCCAGGCAGCACGATCGGCTCACCGAACCTGGCCACCCGCTCCTCGATCACGACGCGGTGTACTGCGCCCTGCGTCCCTGAGGTGAATATCGCTCCGCCGTCAGCAGCCCAAACGATGCCGACGAACGTGTGCCCACCCTTGGGCACCGGCAGCGTCTGCATGATTGCCCGATCGCTCACGCGGATCAAGACGAGCGCGTTGCTGTTCAGCGCCGCCAGCAGACTCCCATCCGGGCTTAAGGCCAGATCTGTCGGCCTGCCCGGAAACTCGACCTGGAACCCGGCAGGATCGAGCACCTGGTTCGTCGGAACCACAATGCGCCCATCCCCCTGGCGGCCGACCGCCGCGCCGTCGAGGTCGGGCTCCGCCCCGGATGCCGATAACCCCAACGCCAGCGCAACGGCGACGCAGCTCAGGACACGACCCGCAACCCTCATTCGTCTCACGATCGCCTCCTTCACACGTCAGCTGTAGTCTCTCGCCTTCCCTCCTTGGCACGTCCTTTCCTTCCTCGCAACGCCGCTGGGCCGGCGCGACCGGCCGATTGACCGTCGCACGCGTGGCGGCTATACTTGCCCGCGAGGTTCCGCTCACCTTGCGCAGTGCACAGGACGATTCACAGCCCAGTCTCCGCCCTGGCCGCGTCGGCCTGATTGCGCTTGTCCTCATCCCCCCGAACGCCTACTGGATCATCCAGATGGAGCGCGTGCGCCAGGGGCCCTACGTCACCAGCATCTCGCTCTTCTTCAACGTCGTCTTCATCATCCTGGCGATCACATTGCTGAACGGATTGCTGCGCCGCTGGACGCCGCGCCACGCCCTGACCCAGCCCGAACTCATCACCATCTACTCAATGCTCGCCGTTGCCTCAGCGCTCGCCGGCATGGACATGATGCAGGGCCTGCTGATGGTGATGACGCACTCCACGTGGTTTGCCACCCCGGAGAACAATTGGGACGGCCTCTTCGCGCGTTACCCTCCGCACTGGCTGCTGATTGACGACAAGGGCGTGCTTCAGAGCTACTACCAGGGCAACTCCACGCTCTACCGCTGGGATATCATCCGCGCGTGGATCGGGCCGGCGGCATGGTGGTTGGGCTTCATCGTCGCGCTGCTGTTCGTCCTCATGTGCGTCAGCGTCATTCTGCGCAAGCAGTGGATGGACCACGAGCGCCTCACCTTCCCGATCGTCCAGTTGCCGCTCGAGATGACGCGCCCCGGGATGGACGTTTTTCGCAGCAAGCTGCTGTGGATTGGATTCGCCGTCGCGGCGGTGGTTGATACGCTGAACGGACTCAGCTACTTCTATCCCGCAGTGCCTGCGATAAACATCTCCAACATCAACCTGCGCACGTACATCGCCGTTCATCCCTGGACCGCGATTGATTGGATGCCGTTGACCTTCTACCCCGCCGTGATCGGGTTGAGCTTCTTGCTCCCCGTGGACCTGCTCTTTTCATGCTGGTTCTTCTACTTCTTCTGGAAGCTGCAGCGTGTCGTGAGCCGCGCCTTCGCGTGGGATGTCGTGCCGCAGTTTCCGTTCATAGACGAGCAAGGCTTCGGCGCGTACATGGGCATCGTCGCCGCTCTGCTGTGGATCGGGCGGCGCTACCTGCGCCAGGTCGGGCGCAAAATCGCCGGCCGGCCTTCGGAGCTTGATGATTCACACGAGGCGCTCTCGTACCGGCAGGCCGCGATTGGGTTGGCGCTCGGCATCGGCGCGCTCGGCCTATTCTGCTGGCGCACCGGCATGACGCCGGGCATGATCGCGGCGTTCTTCGTCGTGTACCTTGCGCTCGCGGTTGCGGTCACGCGGGTGCGAGCGGAGTTCGGCTCGCCGGTGCACGACTTCCATATGATGGGGCCGGACCGCGTCCTGCCGGTCGTCTTGGGCAGCGAGGCCATCGGCCGTCGCGACCTGTCCATGTTCGCGGTGTTCTGGTGGTTCAACCGGGCGTATCGCAGCCACCCCATGCCGCATCAACTCGAAGGTCTGTATCTCGCGCGCCGGACGCGCGCGAACGCGCGCGCGTTCATGTGGTGCGTCATGGTCGCGGTCCCCGTCGGCGCGCTGTCGGCGTTGTGGGCCTACACGCATCTCGCCTACACGCTGGGCGTATCGGCTAAGTTCTGGAGCGGCTACGGGTACGGCGGAGAGGCATTCAGCCAACTGGAAACCTGGCTGACAGCCCCTGAGGCACCCAACTTCAAGGCCATCACGGCCATGGCGTTCGGCTTCGGGGCGGCGGCCTTGCTCACCATCATGCGGGCGCAGTTCCTTTGGTGGCCGTTCCATCCCGTGGGCTACGCGATATCGGGGAGCTGGAGCATCAACTTGGTGTGGACGCCCATGCTCATCGCCTGGGCCATCAAGTTGGGGGTCCTGCGCTATGGCGGGCTGCGCCTCTACCGCCGCGCGCTGCCGTTCTTCCTCGGCCTCATCCTGGGCGAGACCGTGGCGGGATGCGGCTGGAGCTTGATCGGCATAGCGTGGGGTATTCCAACTTACAGCTTCTGGGGCCGCTGAAGCGGCGGGGCGTTCCCAAGCCGATCACGCAACTCGTCGCGCACGCCGCCGCGATGCGTACAGTCCGACAACGCCGATGACGTATATGCCAAGCGCGGCGATCCCGACCATGCGGAACCCCGCCGACATCGCGAGCATCACCGCGAGAATCGCCGCCACCACCGACGTCGAGGCATTGATCCCCCACGCCCACGGGACAAACGACGGCGCGATCTCGTTCACCACCCGGATGCCGGTTGGGAAGAACATGCCCATCGCGAACCCGAGCGGCGCGATGAGCAGGACCGCGACGGCAATCCGCGCCCACAGCGCGTAACCAAGGAACGCCTGGAAAATCGTCGCGCCGAAGCCCAGATACAGCACCCCCAGCGCCAGCAGCCCAACCAGCACCCACACGAGCGAGCGCTCGGCGCGCGAGATCGCCCGCTGGCTCACTAGGCTGCCGACCCCCGAGGACACAAGTAGGGAACTCAGCACGACGGTGAGCGAGTACGTCGGGTACCCCAGGAACAACACGAACTTCTGGATGAAGCTAATCTCGATGAACATGAACCCGAAGCCCAACGCGGCAAAGTATACCGCCAGCCCGCCTGCCGAGGGCGAGTACACGCCGCGCCGCCGGAACAGGGCCAGGGGCGCGAGGATGAACGCAAGGGCGCTCAGCACCGCCACCCCCAGCAGCGGCACCAGGACAAGCTGTCCGCTCGCCATCGCGGCTCGCTCGTAACGATGAGCAGGATGGAGCACGCGGCCCCATTTGTAGTAGGGCCAGATAAACGGGCTGTCATCGGTCGGCGGATCGCGGCGGAGGGGGCTGCGGCGCATATAATGCCCGCGCGCCGGTGGCGAGGTGCGCAGGAACCACGACAACTCGTTGGCGAGACTGCGGTAGGGCAAATGCACCGGCACGAAGCCGTTCTCGGCGCAGCGGCGCTCGAGCAGGCTCACCGCCCGCGCCGGGAAGGGATCCGCACGCACGAGGTGGAGCATGATGCCGCGGCCGAAGATGACAGCGATATGATCAGCCGGACGTTTGGCCCCGGATCGGCGCACGGCCTCCAACGCCGCACCCGCGCGCAGAATGCTCTGTCGAAAGGGCGTCTGGCCGGGCGCTCCGAATGCGTCGAGATGCCCGTAACAGAGCACGCCGCCCTCGCGCAGGTGAGCCAGGTAGTTCTGGGCCGCCTCGACCGTGTAGAGATAGTTCTCAAAGAGGACGTTGGCGCCCAGGTTTGCGGCTGTCAGAGTGTCGGTGCCGTTGATTTCGATGAGGTCATACTGCTGTCGTGACTGTCTGACAAACGAGCGCCCCTCGCCCACCACATATCTCACACCGGGACGCTCCGACAATGCGCCGGCGTAATCGCGAAACGACTGCGTAAGCAGCCGCGCCGTGATGGGGTCCAATTCGACCGCGGTCGTCCGCCGCGCCCCGCTGCGCAGCGCAACGAGCATCTCCCTGCCGCCGCCGGCGCCGATAATCAAGACCTCCGGCCGCGGCGGCAGGATCGCGTACGGCAGCGTCAGCACGTGGTCCGCGAAGAACTCACCCAGTTCGCTCGCGTCGGCCGCACGGTAGATTGCGGTGTTGGCGTCCCCGTCGTGAGGAACGCTGAGCAGATGCGGCCTCGGTCCCCGAAGCCGGACAGTGACGCCAGGCTGCTTGGTCACGCCGAGACCGCTGTCTTCCTCCATGCGCTCCAAGACATCAACCCGGAACACGGCTCCCCACCGAGTGTGCTGGCGCAGATGGCGATAAACGGGAATCTGTTCCGCCACCGCTGCGGGCCACTCAGAGCGTGGCTCTTCTGCCGCAAGGGCGGCATACCCAGAGGCCAGTTGAACGGCCATCCACTTCTCGCTGCTCGGGCGGAACTCCAACGAGCGCCAGAACGCCCCGCCGCCCCCCGCCAGCAATACAATCAGTGCCACCGGCGCGATCGCAGTCTGCGGCCGCCACCACCACCCCCAGCATAGCGCCGCCCCGGCCATCACCCCCGCCGCTAACATCACCACCCCGGGGGTCTCCAGCCGCCAAATCGCAGGCACCACCACCCCCGCCCCCAGCCCCGCCCCCACCAGGTCCGCACAGTACACCCGCGTCACCCGCTCCGACGCCGCCGAGATCGCCCCCGCGATACATACGCCCCCCAAGAAGAACGGTATCCCCGCCGCCGCATAATACGCCCCCAGATACCACCACTGCACCGGCTGCCGCAATAACTGCAGCGGGTAAAACGGCGTGTGTGCGTAAATCGCCAGGCTCGCCGGAATGAACGCCGCAAACGCCAGCGCGCACCAGAACAGCGTCCGCGGCAGGTTCCCACGCAGGATGCCCGGGAACGCCGACAGCAATGCCCCTGCCGCCCCGTACCCCAGCAGCGCCAGGCTGATCACCACGTACGCGAAGTGGTACCACAGCGTGAACGAGAACAGGCGCGTCAGCGCCACCTGAAGCATCAACACGCTCGCCGATGTCAGGAACACCGCGGGGTAGATCGCGGCAGGCGGACGCTTCCCTACGGCATCCATCGGGCAGCGCCTCCGCGACGCTCGCACAGGCTCGGAGGATTGGGCCTTGGCATCCTCACAGCCCCGCGCTCAGCAGTCTCCGTCGCACGGGGCATCACCGGCGCCCGGCGGCAGCCACGCCGCCCTTTACAGCCCCGACGTAGCGCTCGGCGAGGCCCGGCTCGGGGTCGGTGGCGACGCGCAGAAAGATCATGCGCTTATGGGCGTCCTCGCTCGCCGGCAAGTCGCCGCGCTTGTAGCCCGGATAGTCACCGGACAGCGGGCCGCGACCCCGCGTGAAGACGTCGAAACCGCGGGCGAACAGCGGCAGCAAGTGCAGCAAACCGTAGCCGCTGCCTCCGGCCTTCGCCCCCGCCGCATTGAGGGCTTCAAGCAGTCTCTCGCGCGGCACAGCCTTCAGCGCCTCTGGATGGTACATCACAGGAAACCCGTAGAAGCCGCCCGGTTCCGCGCCTTCGTATCTGCGCAACGGGCTAAGACACGTCACATTCGCCAACCCCGCTTCCACCGCGTTGACCCATTCGCGGCGCCCCGCGTTGAGCGCATCGAGCTTCCGCAACTGGACCTGGGCGATGCCCATCGCCAGGGGATGGGAGCGGAATTTCATGCCTAGACCGAGGGGCTGGTACTCGGCGTAGCGTGGGCTGACCAGGTCGAGACCGCCCATGCGGTTGCACTGACTGANNNNNNNNNNNNNNNNNNNNNNNNNNNNNNNNNNNNNNNNNNNNNNNNNNNNNNNNNNNNNNNNNNNNNNNNNNNNNNNNNNNNNNNNNNNNNNNNNNNNACCACCGTGTCAATGTTGACGACGCTCGGCGTGACGGCCCGCGCGACTGTCGCAAATGACGGCGGGACGCTCATGTCCGGCGCCGCGGCCATGACCCGCTGCATTGCGGGCGGAGCGAGCCGGCTGTGGCTCAGCGCGAGCACGAGCCACGACGCGGCAAGGCCGCCGACGAATCCTGCTGCGACTGCAGCAGCGATAACGGGACTGAGGGTGCGTATGGGCGAAATGCTGCGATCTCTCATGGCGTTAGCGGCCGGAACGCGGGGCGACCGTGAGGGCAAGTCAATCTGTTTCCGCCGTTACCGCGCCGCGTGCCGGCCGCAGTGGAGTCAGGAGCCCTGGTCGTGCGTTCGAAGGCGCTCGCTACTTCCCTTTCCGCGGGAGCTGCGCCATCAGGTTCGCCATCTCGATGGCGCTCATCGCCGCGTCGAAGCCGCGGTTGCCGGCCTTGGTGCCGGCGCGCTCCACCGCCTGCTCGATGGTGTCGGCGGTGACGATGCCGTAGATCACCGGCACCCCGGTCTGCAACCCCGCCTGGGCGATGCCCTTCGACGCCTCCGCCGCGACGTATTCGAAGTGTGGTGTCGCGCCGCGGATAACCGCGCCGAGGCAGATCACCGCATCGTATTTCCCGGTCTGCGCGAGCTTCTGCGCCGCGAGCGGGATCTCGAACGACCCCGGCACCCAGGCGACCTCGACCTGCGACTCCTCCGCGCCGTGACGCTGCAGCGCGTCCATCGCTCCGCCCAGCAGCCGCCGCGTGATGAACTCGTTGAACCGGCTTGCGATGATGGCGAAGTTGAGTCCCTCCGCCGTCAGCTTGCCCTCATAGGTCTTCGGCATATATCGCTCCTTTTGTGGCACAGCCGCCATCGGCTGTGCAAGGCGTCGGGTGAGGATTGCCTGTGATTATTCCCCGGGCCCGCTATCGGCGTCCATGCGCGGTTTCAACGCCGCGCCATCAGTCCACTGGCAACTGGTGCCCCAGCTTGTCCCGCTTCGCGCGCAGATAGCACGCGTTTTGCTCGGTCGGCGGCACCGCCAGCGGCACCTGCTCGACGATCGTCAGCCCGTAGCCCTGCAACCCGACCAGCTTCTTCGGGTTATTCGTCATCAACCGGATGTTCTTCAGACCCAGGTCAACCAGCACCTGCGCCCCGATGCCGTAATCGCGCAGGTCGGCGGGGAAGCCGAGCAACTCGTTCGCCTCGACCGTGTCGTGCCCGCCGTCCTGCAGTTCGTACGCACGCAATTTGTTCAACAACCCGATGCCGCGTCCCTCCTGGTGGACATAGAGCAGTACCCCGCGCCCGGCGTCCTGGATCATCTTCATCGCCAGTTCTAACTGCGCCCCGCAGTCGCAACGGCAGGAGTGAAAGACATCGCCCGTCACGCAACTCGAGTGCACGCGCACCAGCGTCCCGTCCTGGGTGACGTCGCCGAGCGTGAGCGCGAGGTACGGGTTGGTGTCCACGACTGATTCATAGGCGTGCGCGGTGAACGTCCCGAACGGCGTCGGGAGCGTGGTCGTCGCCAGGCGGCGCACCAGCTTCTCGGTCCGCCGCCGGTACTGAATGAGGTCGGCAATCGTCATCACCTTGGAGCTGTGATCGGCGCCGAATTTCTCCAGGTCCGGCAGGCGTGCCATGCTGCCGTCGGGGTTCTTGATCTCGCAGATGGTGGCGATGGGTTTCAACCCCGCCAGCCGCGCGAGGTCAATCGCGGCCTCGGTGTGCCCCGAGCGGTGGAGCACGCCGCCCGGCTCGGCCATCAGCGGCTGCACGTGGCCGGGCCGGACGAAATCCTCGGCATGGGCGTGCGGATCCGCGAGCTTGCGGATCGTCGCCGCCTGGTCCGCGGCGGAGATTCCCGTCGTCGTGATGCCCTTGGCGTCCACGGTGACGGTGAATGCGGTGCGGTAGCGCTCGGTGTTGTCCGTCACCATGAGCGGGATGTCGAGCGCGCGCAAGCGCTCGCGCTCCATGGGCACGCACAGCATCCCGCGCGCGTGGATCTCCATGAAGTTGACCGCGGCGGGCGTGATGAACTCGGCGGCCATGATGAGGTCGCCCTCGTTCTCGCGATCCTCATCATCCACGACGATCACGAAATTGCCGGCGCGTATTTCCGCCAGCGCTTCTTCTATGGTTGCGAACGGCATAACCGCCTCATATGCTCTCTTAGCCGCGGATAGACGCGATGGACACCGATTCGACTGTTTTATTATAGCCGAAATCGCGGGACGACAGGGCGCGTTTTGCCCGACGAAAGGCGGAATGGGGGATCAGTAGGGGCGTACGGCTGTACGCCCTGGCCTAGCCCAGCTCGTTTACGCCGTGTGCCGTGGAGGGGACGGAGCCGCGGTATGGCCCGCCGCCGGCGCTTGACCCATCTTGCGCGCCAACCGGCCGTAATACCAGAGTTGCAGGTCGACGAGGCTCATGGTCAGCAACAGCAACAACATAGCCCAAAAGACCAATCGAGATGAGATTCTGTATTCAAGGATGAAGGCGATAAAGGCTGTGCCGAAGCCGATCCATGCCGCACCTGCCACCAAATACCCTGCCCACACCCGGAGCCGAATCCGCAAAGGCAATTCATCCCATCGCAGCGGTATCTCCGGGGATCCTCGCCGCGCGAGCGCAGCCAGGCGTAAAGCCCTACCGGCCCGCAGCCGTGGCAGCATCGCCAAGGCGGCGCCTATGGTGAACACCGCCCAGGCGATCATTGCGCACCCCGCCGCGTAGACACCCACCCGCACTACCTCGTCAAGCGCCGCGATGAACCTGTGGCGCACGTTATCCGGATGTGGACCAAGCAATGGATCCAAGACGCCCCCTTCGAGCGCCGCGCCGAGCGGGAGTAACGCTATCCAGATGACCCCTGCGAAGGCGCCGACAGCCAGCAGTGGACTTGCCTCTTTCCGCCGGACGCTGGCAACCACCACGACCAATATGGCAATCATGACCGCGAGTGCCATCCCGCCGAGGATCAACGCCGGCATGTCGTTGTCCCAGTCAGCTTGCATGGCCCACCCCCGCCGCGCCGACCGCGAATGCCAACGCTATTGTGGCCACGACTACGACCGCAACGTACCAAGCCGGAATCCGGTCGTACCATCCGACCTCGCCGCCGCGGGTACGCACCAGGCGGCGGTGTGCAAGCACGAGCACGGCACCCCAGGCGACATAGGCAGCGAACTTGACAACATCCGATGTCGTCACAGATACCCCCCCTCGCCGAGCTTGTCGAGGGTCAAGCCATCCACATCCGTCTGCGCCTGCACCCGGCCCTCCCGGTACTCCAGCAGCCGTTCCAGGTATCGCGCGAGCAGGTCGCCCTCCAGGTTCACCTCATCGCCGGGGCGCAGGTCGCCCAGCGTTGTGGCATCCAAGGTATGGCGCACCAGCGAAACGGTAAACGAGGCCTCCGCCGTCTCGGCTATGGTCAGGCTTACTCCATCCACAGCTACCGACCCCCGCGGCGCGAGGTAGGGCTGCACCGCCTGCGGCGCCAAGACTGTCAGCAGCACCGATTCGCCCCTCTGCTCGCGCGCGCTGACCGTCCCGACCGCGTCCACATGCCCCGCGACCAGGTGCCCGCCGACGGGATCATTCAACGTCAGCGGCAATTCGAGATTCACCCGCGAGGCGGGGCGCAGCTTGCCCAGCGTGGTTTTCGACGCCGTCTCGGCCATGACGGACGCGACGAAGGCGTCGTCCTGCTCGCGCTCGGCGGTGAGGCAGACACCGTG
Proteins encoded in this region:
- a CDS encoding glycosyltransferase, whose protein sequence is MDEYPPLNLDHLRTLTDTTGIIQHATYSIPNRKTGYTTDDNARALVVALQYYEHMQGRGSLRLISTYLSFLHFAQRPDGKFRNFMSYEQNFLDNEGSEDCFGRSVAACAYTLCTPVHENIKRTARHLLDRARPWFNRLRSLRGKAHLMCGLYFMARADGTSEHVRDTVRTICDFYQDCYRAESAPDWRWFEPILAYTNALMPATLFLGYEMLGESRWLEVARESLDFLYEATTADDHLDLVGNEGWWVRGSERPRFDQQPVDAAAYVEACLAAWRATREDRYRQWAVKALDWLLGKNAHGLALYDPATGGCCDALTQSGVNWNQGAESTIAFLHAYLSMLLADALPGAAPAVVSNHLGDL
- a CDS encoding beta-propeller fold lactonase family protein, translated to MRRMRVAGRVLSCVAVALALGLSASGAEPDLDGAAVGRQGDGRIVVPTNQVLDPAGFQVEFPGRPTDLALSPDGSLLAALNSNALVLIRVSDRAIMQTLPVPKGGHTFVGIVWAADGGAIFTSGTQGAVHRVVIEERVARFGEPIVLPGPGGQGNPLPGGLALSQDGATLYVCLNRNNTLGVVDAASGELMAEIPVGVAPYGVVAAGDAAYVTNWGGRHPVEGDATAASSGTPIVVDPSTGIAASGMVSVVDLAQQTEVAQIEVGLHPCGLALNREASRLFVANANSDTVSVVDTASRKVVETIDVAPAEVLPFGSAPNAVALSPDGRTLYVANGGNNAIAVVRLGAVAGGPDAEETSRVEGFIPTGWYPGSVRLSADGKTVFVANVKGVGSLNAPTGRARHLERVRQYHGLEKDAVSKPSEYVLRQVYDALGSVSVIPAPDAARLEAYTKRVADNNRLAFAVRGLRPGRPSRKPVPVPLHVGEKSVFEHVIDIIKENRTYDQILGDMPEGNGDPALVHFGEEVTPNHHRLAREFVLLDNFYCSGVNSADGHQWTDEAYVTDYLEKSFGGFERSYPYWGGDPLAYASSGFLWDNALRHGKTLRDYGEFVRAEIDPSGASWADIYADYVNGTNEVKIRARPGVETLEPYLCPTYVGFPGKVQDVYRAREFIKELRQFEASGELPNLIMMLLPNDHTVGTRPGYPTPRATVADNDLALGQIVEAVSHSVFWPKTCIFVVEDDPQAGLDHVDGHRTVAFVISPYTKRGAVDSTNYNQTGMVRTIELILGLPPMNQFDLSATPMASCFTDTADLKPYTAVPNRIPLDEMNPPLNALSGPQRYWAMKSLDLPLDDIDQADEHTFNQILWHSVKGYDTPYPRLAAARP
- a CDS encoding DegT/DnrJ/EryC1/StrS family aminotransferase encodes the protein SQCNRMGGLDLVSPRYAEYQPLGLGMKFRSHPLAMGIAQVQLRKLDALNAGRREWVNAVEAGLANVTCLSPLRRYEGAEPGGFYGFPVMYHPEALKAVPRERLLEALNAAGAKAGGSGYGLLHLLPLFARGFDVFTRGRGPLSGDYPGYKRGDLPASEDAHKRMIFLRVATDPEPGLAERYVGAVKGGVAAAGRR
- a CDS encoding 6,7-dimethyl-8-ribityllumazine synthase, with the translated sequence MPKTYEGKLTAEGLNFAIIASRFNEFITRRLLGGAMDALQRHGAEESQVEVAWVPGSFEIPLAAQKLAQTGKYDAVICLGAVIRGATPHFEYVAAEASKGIAQAGLQTGVPVIYGIVTADTIEQAVERAGTKAGNRGFDAAMSAIEMANLMAQLPRKGK
- a CDS encoding bifunctional 3,4-dihydroxy-2-butanone-4-phosphate synthase/GTP cyclohydrolase II; translation: MPFATIEEALAEIRAGNFVIVVDDEDRENEGDLIMAAEFITPAAVNFMEIHARGMLCVPMERERLRALDIPLMVTDNTERYRTAFTVTVDAKGITTTGISAADQAATIRKLADPHAHAEDFVRPGHVQPLMAEPGGVLHRSGHTEAAIDLARLAGLKPIATICEIKNPDGSMARLPDLEKFGADHSSKVMTIADLIQYRRRTEKLVRRLATTTLPTPFGTFTAHAYESVVDTNPYLALTLGDVTQDGTLVRVHSSCVTGDVFHSCRCDCGAQLELAMKMIQDAGRGVLLYVHQEGRGIGLLNKLRAYELQDGGHDTVEANELLGFPADLRDYGIGAQVLVDLGLKNIRLMTNNPKKLVGLQGYGLTIVEQVPLAVPPTEQNACYLRAKRDKLGHQLPVD
- a CDS encoding riboflavin synthase, producing MFTGIITEVGAVRTIARAAQGLNVTVAAPQTAPRLRVGDSVCVHGVCLTAEREQDDAFVASVMAETASKTTLGKLRPASRVNLELPLTLNDPVGGHLVAGHVDAVGTVSAREQRGESVLLTVLAPQAVQPYLAPRGSVAVDGVSLTIAETAEASFTVSLVRHTLDATTLGDLRPGDEVNLEGDLLARYLERLLEYREGRVQAQTDVDGLTLDKLGEGGYL